The nucleotide window TCCCCTTTATCGAATCCACGGCGGATCAAGATGCGTATCCAATGCCTGATGGCTGCCCTGGCGGCGCTGTTGTTCTTGCCTGCCCCAGGATGGGCGCAGCAGCTCTACGTTTCCGACGTGCAGGAGATCACGGTGCGGACCGGGCCCTCCATGGACAACAAGATCGTCCAGATGGTCAGGAGCGGGTCACGTATCGAAAAGATCCGGGACGAGGGCGAATGGGCCATGGTGCGCACGGACACCGGCAAGGAAGGCTGGGTGCTCAAGCGCTATCTTTCGCCGGACGCGCCCGTGAAGGTCCAATTCGAGGACTTCAAGGCCCGCAACGCCGACCTGGTGGAGAAGGCGGGCAAGGTCGAGGCCATCATCGGCAAGTACGAGGAGGAGAACAAGAACCTCCAGAAGAACCTGAGCGCCAGCCAATCCGAAGCCGCCAGGCTCAAGTCTGAGTACGAGGCACTCTCCAAGGCCAACGCCAACGTGGCCGAGATGACCAAGAGCTTCCAGGAGATGCGTGCCGCCCATGACGCCGCCAAGCAGGAGATGGAGCGCTTGCGCCGCGAGAACGAGACCCTGCGCGACATTTCCGACGTGAAATGGTTCCTGGCCGGGGCCGGCGTGTTCTTCGGCGGCTGGCTGTTCGGCTACCTGCTGGGCCGCTCCGCCAGGAAGAAGGCCAACCGGGCCTACTTGTAGGTTTTTCTCGGGGACCGCGCAGGCGGTCTCCGTTCCCACCCGTTCAGAAAGCGTTCCGCCCCCTGCGCGAAGCCAAGCGGGAGTGCAGAGGGCGAAGCCCTTTGCCCGCCGGAGGCCCCTCCCCCCACGTTTCCTCTCTAGCTCCCAGTTGGCTCCAACCACGCCGGGCGGACCTTGTACACGTCCGCCAGCAGATACAGCGACCCGCAGACCAACACCGTCCCCTCAAGTCCTCGCACCCGCTCCAGGGCTTCGCCCGCGTCCGCCACGGGCGTGGCGCTCGGCCCCAGGCGTGCGGCCAGTTCGTCCGGGGGCAGGGCGCGGCCGTGGGCGTCCAGCGCGGGCACCAGGATGGACCCGTCCGTCAGGGCGGCGGCCAGCGGCAGCATGGCCTCCAGGTCCTTGTCGGCCAGGCAGGCGAAGATCATGGCCGAGGGCCTGACGCCCAGGCTCTCAAGCGCGGCGCGCAGGCACTCCAGCCCGGGCAGGTTGT belongs to Fundidesulfovibrio soli and includes:
- a CDS encoding TIGR04211 family SH3 domain-containing protein, with product MRIQCLMAALAALLFLPAPGWAQQLYVSDVQEITVRTGPSMDNKIVQMVRSGSRIEKIRDEGEWAMVRTDTGKEGWVLKRYLSPDAPVKVQFEDFKARNADLVEKAGKVEAIIGKYEEENKNLQKNLSASQSEAARLKSEYEALSKANANVAEMTKSFQEMRAAHDAAKQEMERLRRENETLRDISDVKWFLAGAGVFFGGWLFGYLLGRSARKKANRAYL